The following coding sequences are from one Capsicum annuum cultivar UCD-10X-F1 chromosome 3, UCD10Xv1.1, whole genome shotgun sequence window:
- the LOC107866478 gene encoding LOW QUALITY PROTEIN: uncharacterized protein LOC107866478 (The sequence of the model RefSeq protein was modified relative to this genomic sequence to represent the inferred CDS: inserted 2 bases in 1 codon; deleted 1 base in 1 codon), whose protein sequence is MKVAVVGAGISGLISAYELAKSGVEVVVYEKENYLGGYAKTVYTVDGIDLDLGFMILDRVSYPNMMEFFEFLGVDMDISVMSFSVSLDQGRGCEWGTRNGYSSLFAHKKNLLNPYFWKMIREISTFKQDVISYFEALDNNPDIDRNETLRQFIKSHGYSELFQKAYLIPICASIWIYPLAGVLDFSAHHILSFFHDHRLLQLFGLPQLLTLRWRSHINKRQTQVKEELQKRGCQIRIGCEVNSVTTNQEGCTIASNDGAKEVFDGCIMAAHAPNTLKMLGEEATSDETRILGAFQYVYSDIFLHHDTTFLPRNPAAWSACNFLETTNRRGCVTCWLNIIHCLNLQNLGDPKLPYLVTLDPPHAPEHTLLKWTTRHPVPSAAASKASCELHQIQGKRRIWFSGAYQGYGFHENGLKAGVVAAYGMLRRNCSILDNPKQMVPTWPETGARLLVTSFFKNFIQTGCIIFMEEGGTVFTFQGTDRKCSLKVSLRIHTTQFYWRVATQADIGLADAFIHGDFSFVDKNEGLINRITIYLANTDPKAYVKTSSKKSGWWTPMLLTTALSAAKYFICHVSNQNTLTQARHNISHHYDMSNDFFSLFLDETMTXSCAIFKCEDEDLKDAQLRKINVLIGKAKISKEHHILEIGCGWGSFAVEVVKQTGCRYTGITLSEQQLKYAQLRVKQAGFQDQITFVLCDYRQIPNKDKYDRTISIGMIEHVGHDYMEEFFSCESALTEYGLLVLQFISMPDEWYDSHRHSTDFMREYIFPGGFLPSLSRVTSAMATDSRLCVVHLEEIGIHYYQTLRCWRKNFSKNQSQIRSLGFDDKFIRTWEYYFDYCAAGFKTRTMGDYQIVFSRAGNVAVFDDPYNGVPSAF, encoded by the exons GTAAGTTATCCGAACATGATGGAGTTTTTTGAGTTCCTTGGAGTTGATATGGACATCTCTGTTATGTCATTCTCAGTGAGCTTAGATCAAGGTCGTGGTTGCGAATGGGGTACCCGAAATGGATACTCTAGTTTGTTTGCGCACAAGAAGAATCTCTTGAATCCGTATTTTTGGAAAATGATT AGAGAAATTAGCACATTCAAGCAGGATGTCATAAG TTACTTTGAAGCACTTGACAACAATCCTGACATTGATCGCAATGAAACATTAAGGCAATTTATTAAGTCACATGGCTATTCAGAGCTATTTCAGAAGGCTTATCTG ATTCCGATATGTGCTTCAATCTGGATTTATCCCTTGGCAGGAGTACTGGACTTTTCTGCACATCACATTCTTTCGTTCTTCCATGACCACCGTCTTTTGCAG CTCTTTGGTCTCCCTCAATTGCTCACTCTAAGATGGCGATCACATATAAATAAG CGTCAAACACAAGTTAAGGAGGAGCTGCAAAAGAGAGGCTGCCAAATAAGAATTGGTTGTGAAGTAAATTCTGTAACAACAAATCAAGAAG GTTGTACCATAGCTAGCAATGATGGTGCCAAAGAAGTATTTGATGGATGCATCATGGCTGCACATGCTCCAAATACTCTGAAAATGTTAGGCGAAGAGGCAACAAGCGATGAAACAAGAATACTGGGTGCTTTCCAGTACGTCTATAG TGACATTTTTCTTCATCACGACACAACATTCCTGCCTCGCAACCCAGCAGCATGGAGTGCGTGCAACTTTCTTGAAACCACCAATCGTAGAGGATGTGTGACATGTTGGCTCAATATAATCCA CTGTCTAAATTTACAGAATCTTGGTGACCCAAAGCTGCCTTATCTCGTAACCCTGGATCCTCCTCACGCACCAGAGCATACATTGCTTAAGTGGACAACACGTCACCCAGTCCCCTCAGCTGCTGCATCAAAAGCTTCATGTGAGCTACATCAAATCCAAGGAAAGAGAAGAATATGGTTTTCTGGAGCATATCAAG GCTATGGATTCCATGAGAATGGACTAAAG GCGGGTGTTGTTGCTGCATATGGCATGCTTAGAAGGAATTGTAGTATTCTGGACAACCCCAAGCAGATGGTACCAACCTGGCCTGAAACTGGAGCACGCCTCCTCGTTACAagctttttcaaaaatttcattcaAACAGGATGTATAAT CTTTATGGAAGAAGGAGGTACAGTTTTCACCTTCCAAGGAACAGATAGGAAATGCTCTCTCAAAGTTTCTCTTAGAATTCATACTACACAGTTTTACTGGAGG GTTGCAACTCAAGCTGACATAGGCCTtgctgatgcttttattcatggGGATTTCTCTTTTGTTGATAAGAATGAAGGTCTTATTAATCGTATCACG ATATATCTTGCCAACACAGATCCGAAAGCATATGTTAAAACGTCTAGCAAGAAAAG TGGCTGGTGGACACCGATGCTTCTTACAACAGCACTGTCAGCGGCAAAATACTTCATTTGTCATGTTTCAAATCAGAACACGCTGACTCAGGCTCGTCATAATATCTCTCACCACTATGATATG AGTAATGATTTCTTTTCGCTCTTTCTGGATGAGACAATGAC CTCATGTGCAATTTTCAAG tGTGAGGATGAAGACCTAAAAGATGCACAGTTGAGAAAGATTAATGTTCTCATTGGGAAG GCAAAAATTAGCAAGGAACATCACATTTTAGAGATTGGATGTGGTTGGGGAAGTTTTGCTGTGGAAGTTGTCAAACAAACAGGATGTAGATATACCGGTATAACTCTCTCCGAGCAGCAACTGAAGTATGCACAGTTGAGAGTCAAGCAAGCAGGCTTTCAG GATCAAATAACATTTGTCCTATGTGACTATCGCCAAATCCCAAATAAGGACAAATATGACAGAACTATATCAAT CGGGATGATAGAACATGTTGGTCATGATTACATGGAGGAATTCTTTTCTTGTGAATCTGCACTAACGGAATATGGGCTTCTAGTTCTTCAG TTCATTTCAATGCCAGACGAGTGGTATGACAGTCACAGGCATAGCACAGACTTCATGAGAGAGTACATATTTCCAGGTGGATTCTTGCCATCACTGAGTCGAGTAACATCAGCCATGGCTACTGACTCCAGACTATG TGTAGTGCACCTGGAAGAGATAGGAATTCATTACTATCAAACATTGAGATGTTGGCGAAAAAACTTCTCGAAAAATCAAAG CCAAATTCGTTCTTTGGGATTCGATGACAAGTTCATCAGGACATGGGAGTACTACTTTGACTATTGCGCTGCTGGATTCAAAACGCGCACAATGGGAGATTATCAG ATTGTGTTCTCAAGGGCAGGCAATGTTGCAGTTTTTGATGATCCATACAATGGTGTGCCTTCGGCATTTTAG